A window of Streptomyces sp. DG1A-41 contains these coding sequences:
- a CDS encoding NAD-binding lipoprotein gives MAQRRTPFGDRARYWFDSTLARGASALVGWMALLCLAVVVPASAVVVWTDPDAPASLPDRLAQVWHLTGQTLRLGGATGTPLRVVMSVLLALVALLYVSTLVGLITTALTERLTALRRGRSTVLERGHVVVLGWSEQVFTVVSELVAANANQRRAAVVVLADRDKTAMEEALSTKVGPVGRTRLICRSGPTTDPAVLTLTSPATAGVVLVLPRDEPDADAEVVKTLLALRAALAGEATRPPVVAAVRDNRYRLAAGLAAGPGGVVLESDTVTARLIVQAARRPGLSLVHQELLDFAGDEFYLVSEPALAGRPFGDALLSYPTSSVVGMVRGDTTLLNPPPQTPIAADDLLVVISRDDDTAWPADCAEWVEKAAMASGPATPARPERVLLLGWNRRAPLMIDQLRLRARPGSAVDVVADGGEGTVRQVSEAGAHHGTDLPLTLHQGDVTRPETLRRLDVHAYDSVIVLGQDPAPGEPQDDPDNRTLVTLLLLRQLEEATGRELPVVTELIDDRNRALAPVGPGADVIISGKLTGLLMAQISQNRHLAAVFEELFSAAGTGIRLRPAGDYVLPGCETAFATVVAAARQRGECAIGYRSHDDASTSPGYGVRINPPKSERRRWTTEDEVVVVGRD, from the coding sequence GTGGCGCAGCGGCGCACTCCGTTCGGTGACCGAGCCCGTTACTGGTTCGACAGCACGCTGGCCCGCGGTGCCTCCGCCCTGGTCGGCTGGATGGCGCTGCTGTGTCTGGCCGTCGTCGTCCCGGCCAGCGCGGTGGTGGTGTGGACCGACCCCGACGCGCCGGCCTCTCTGCCGGACCGGCTGGCGCAGGTGTGGCACCTGACCGGGCAGACCCTGCGGCTGGGCGGCGCGACGGGTACGCCGCTGCGCGTGGTGATGTCGGTGCTGCTCGCGCTGGTCGCGCTGCTGTACGTCTCGACGCTGGTCGGCCTGATCACCACGGCGCTCACGGAGCGGCTCACCGCGCTGCGGCGGGGCCGGTCCACTGTGCTCGAACGAGGGCACGTCGTGGTCCTGGGGTGGTCGGAGCAGGTCTTCACGGTGGTGAGCGAGCTGGTGGCCGCCAACGCCAACCAGCGGCGCGCGGCGGTGGTGGTGCTGGCGGACCGGGACAAGACCGCCATGGAGGAGGCCCTGAGCACCAAGGTGGGTCCCGTCGGCCGTACGCGGCTGATCTGCCGCAGCGGTCCCACCACCGACCCGGCCGTGCTCACCCTGACCAGTCCGGCGACGGCCGGTGTCGTGCTGGTCCTGCCCCGCGACGAGCCCGACGCCGACGCCGAGGTGGTCAAGACGCTGCTGGCGCTCAGGGCTGCCCTGGCCGGGGAGGCGACCCGTCCGCCCGTCGTCGCCGCCGTCCGGGACAACCGCTACCGTCTGGCCGCCGGTCTCGCCGCCGGGCCGGGTGGTGTCGTCCTGGAGAGCGACACCGTCACGGCCCGGCTCATCGTCCAGGCCGCCCGCCGCCCCGGGCTCTCCCTGGTCCACCAGGAACTCCTCGACTTCGCCGGTGACGAGTTCTACCTGGTCTCCGAACCAGCCCTGGCGGGACGCCCGTTCGGTGACGCGCTGCTGTCCTACCCGACGTCGAGCGTCGTGGGGATGGTGCGTGGAGACACCACCCTGCTCAACCCGCCGCCGCAGACGCCCATCGCCGCGGACGACCTGCTCGTCGTCATCTCCCGTGACGACGACACGGCCTGGCCGGCCGACTGCGCGGAGTGGGTCGAGAAGGCGGCGATGGCCTCCGGTCCCGCGACGCCCGCACGGCCGGAGCGGGTCCTCTTGCTGGGCTGGAACCGCCGAGCGCCGCTCATGATCGACCAGCTGCGCCTCCGCGCCCGGCCCGGATCAGCCGTCGACGTGGTGGCGGACGGTGGTGAGGGGACGGTCCGGCAGGTGAGCGAGGCAGGAGCGCACCACGGCACCGACCTGCCCCTGACCCTCCACCAAGGGGACGTCACCCGTCCCGAGACCCTGCGGCGTCTGGACGTGCACGCCTACGACAGTGTGATCGTGCTCGGCCAGGACCCCGCTCCCGGGGAGCCGCAGGACGACCCCGACAACCGCACGCTCGTCACCCTCCTGCTGCTGCGCCAGCTGGAGGAGGCAACCGGGCGCGAACTGCCGGTCGTCACCGAACTGATCGACGACCGCAACCGGGCGCTGGCCCCCGTCGGTCCCGGAGCCGACGTGATCATCAGCGGCAAGCTCACGGGCCTGCTCATGGCGCAGATCTCCCAGAACCGGCACCTGGCAGCGGTCTTCGAGGAGCTGTTCTCCGCCGCCGGCACCGGCATCCGCCTGCGACCGGCGGGCGACTACGTGCTGCCGGGGTGTGAGACGGCCTTCGCCACCGTCGTGGCCGCGGCACGGCAGCGCGGCGAATGTGCCATCGGCTACCGAAGCCACGACGACGCGTCGACGAGCCCCGGCTACGGCGTGCGCATCAACCCGCCCAAATCCGAGCGACGCCGCTGGACGACCGAGGACGAGGTGGTCGTCGTCGGCAGGGACTGA
- a CDS encoding hydrophobic protein produces the protein MVPLLLVLLLALILFGAGFALKALWWLAVIVLVLWLLGFVLRSVDSGGRKGRWYRW, from the coding sequence ATGGTTCCTTTGCTTCTCGTCCTGCTGCTGGCCCTGATCCTGTTCGGCGCGGGCTTCGCCCTGAAGGCCCTGTGGTGGCTCGCGGTGATCGTGCTGGTGCTGTGGCTGCTCGGCTTCGTCCTGCGCAGCGTGGACAGCGGTGGCCGCAAGGGTCGCTGGTACCGCTGGTAG
- a CDS encoding NAD(P)/FAD-dependent oxidoreductase produces the protein MTEDHAVVRSDGVFSRRSFAAAAGTATVATALTGGPATALPAPAAPAVPAAPGDSRGADFDRCLAVARALLVLDSDNRPLVPRYQRVLEKGLPGQRRTRPKDVLVIGAGPAGLVAAWLLKEAGHRVTVLEANGNRAGGRIKTFRSGGHEGAEQPFADPRQYAEAGAMRIPGSHPLVMELIDRFGLKKRRFHYVDVDGEGRPAGRTWIHVNGIRVRRADYARAPRRVNRSFGVPKAHWDTPAAVILRSALNPVRDEFSYVDSDGKRVDKPLPERLRGWARVVQRFGDWSMFRFLTEHAGLDERTIDLIGTLENLTSRLPLSFIHSFIGSSLISPDTPFYELEGGTAVLPDALLERVRGQVRFDRRVTRIQYHHPDRPSRDTEHVRSKGPHVWVDTVSEGRGGPVVREQFTGDVAVVTVPFSGLRHVQIDPPLSYGKRRAVCELHYDSATKVLLEFSRRWWEFDEADWKRELHAVDPDLYDAYRTGRAADDGSLLGAHPSVPDGHITAGQRTHYAANRSITRDQPEAVDVVGGGSVSDNANRFMFHPSHPVPGSAGGVVLASYSWADDALRWDSLDDEARYPHALCGLQQVYGRRIEVFYTGAGRTQSWLRDPYAYGEASVLLPGQHTELLPAIPAREGPLHFAGDHTSVKPAWIEGALESAVRAALEVHTA, from the coding sequence ATGACTGAAGATCACGCGGTGGTGCGCTCGGACGGCGTTTTCTCGCGGAGGAGCTTCGCGGCGGCGGCCGGCACGGCCACGGTGGCGACGGCCCTGACCGGCGGTCCCGCCACGGCTCTGCCCGCCCCGGCCGCCCCGGCGGTACCGGCCGCACCGGGCGACAGCCGTGGCGCCGACTTCGACCGGTGCCTCGCCGTCGCCCGCGCACTCCTCGTCCTGGACTCCGACAACCGCCCCCTCGTCCCGCGTTACCAACGTGTCCTCGAGAAGGGACTGCCGGGTCAGCGGCGGACCCGCCCCAAGGACGTCCTCGTCATCGGCGCCGGTCCGGCCGGGCTGGTGGCCGCCTGGCTGCTGAAGGAGGCAGGTCACCGGGTGACGGTCCTGGAGGCCAACGGCAACCGCGCGGGCGGCCGCATCAAGACCTTCCGCAGCGGCGGCCACGAGGGCGCCGAGCAGCCCTTCGCCGATCCCCGCCAGTACGCCGAGGCCGGCGCGATGCGCATCCCCGGCAGCCATCCCCTGGTGATGGAGCTGATCGACCGGTTCGGCCTGAAGAAGCGGCGTTTCCACTACGTCGACGTCGACGGCGAGGGACGTCCCGCCGGCCGCACCTGGATCCACGTCAACGGCATCCGTGTGCGGCGCGCCGACTATGCCCGCGCGCCCCGGCGCGTGAACCGGTCCTTCGGCGTCCCCAAGGCCCACTGGGACACCCCCGCCGCGGTCATCCTGCGCTCCGCGCTGAACCCGGTGCGCGACGAGTTCAGTTACGTCGACTCCGACGGCAAGCGGGTCGACAAACCGCTCCCGGAACGGCTTCGGGGCTGGGCCCGCGTGGTGCAGCGGTTCGGGGACTGGTCGATGTTCCGCTTCCTCACCGAGCACGCGGGGCTCGACGAGCGGACCATCGACCTGATCGGCACCCTGGAGAACCTCACCTCACGACTCCCGCTGTCCTTCATCCACAGCTTCATCGGCTCCTCCCTCATCAGCCCCGACACACCGTTCTACGAGCTGGAGGGCGGCACGGCAGTACTGCCGGACGCCCTGCTGGAGCGGGTCCGCGGACAGGTGCGGTTCGACCGCCGTGTCACCCGCATCCAGTACCACCACCCCGACCGCCCTTCTCGGGACACCGAGCACGTGCGCAGCAAGGGGCCGCACGTGTGGGTGGACACCGTGTCCGAGGGGCGCGGCGGACCCGTCGTCCGCGAGCAGTTCACCGGGGACGTCGCCGTGGTCACGGTGCCGTTCTCCGGGCTGCGCCACGTACAGATCGACCCGCCCCTGTCGTACGGCAAGCGCCGCGCGGTCTGCGAACTGCACTACGACAGCGCGACCAAGGTGCTGCTGGAGTTCAGCCGCCGCTGGTGGGAGTTCGACGAAGCCGACTGGAAGCGCGAGCTGCACGCCGTGGATCCGGACCTCTACGACGCCTACCGCACCGGCCGCGCCGCCGACGACGGCAGCCTGCTCGGCGCCCACCCCTCCGTGCCCGACGGGCACATCACGGCGGGTCAGCGCACCCACTACGCCGCCAACCGCTCGATCACCCGCGACCAGCCGGAGGCCGTCGACGTCGTGGGCGGCGGTTCGGTGTCGGACAACGCCAACCGCTTCATGTTCCACCCCTCCCATCCCGTTCCGGGCAGCGCGGGGGGTGTGGTCCTGGCCTCCTACAGCTGGGCGGACGACGCGCTGCGCTGGGACTCCCTGGACGACGAGGCACGGTACCCGCACGCTCTGTGCGGCCTCCAGCAGGTCTACGGCCGGCGCATCGAGGTCTTCTACACCGGCGCGGGCCGCACGCAGAGCTGGCTGCGCGACCCCTACGCCTACGGGGAAGCGTCCGTGCTCCTGCCCGGTCAGCACACCGAGCTGCTGCCCGCCATCCCCGCGCGTGAGGGGCCGTTGCACTTCGCCGGGGACCACACGTCCGTCAAGCCGGCGTGGATCGAGGGAGCCCTGGAATCCGCCGTGCGAGCCGCCCTGGAGGTCCACACGGCGTAG
- a CDS encoding Gfo/Idh/MocA family oxidoreductase, with the protein MSLSPTRRRVAVVGTGAIVSGSHLPALRAHSDRVELVAAVDVDQERLDAFRELAGDQVAGYTSVDAMLDAERPDLVLIGTPPSLHRDQTVAALKAGAWALCEKPLTLSLAEYDEIAAAEEASGAYAAVVFQHRYGSGAVHARELITSGELGAPLVAHCQTTWHRDAAYYAVPWRGKWASEGGGPTMGHGIHQYDLLLHLLGEWEEIRAMAARLVHDTESEDVSTALVRFRSGALATVVNSVLSPDEVSRIRIDCADATVELTHLYGHTNDSWVYTPAPHVGSDRATAWRTPVNDVPSSHTAQLGALLDAYDNGIRPPGSGQDARATLEFAAALYKAAFTGRSVHAGEIGPGDPFYEAMHGEYPDWAPKERA; encoded by the coding sequence ATGTCCTTGTCCCCCACCCGTCGCCGCGTGGCCGTCGTCGGCACCGGAGCCATCGTCAGTGGCAGTCATCTGCCCGCGCTGCGGGCCCACTCCGACCGGGTGGAGCTGGTCGCCGCCGTCGACGTCGACCAGGAGCGCCTCGACGCCTTCCGCGAGCTGGCCGGCGACCAGGTCGCCGGCTACACCTCGGTGGACGCGATGCTGGACGCCGAACGCCCCGACCTGGTCCTCATCGGCACCCCACCCTCCCTGCACCGGGACCAGACGGTGGCCGCGCTCAAGGCGGGGGCCTGGGCGCTGTGCGAGAAACCGCTCACCCTGTCGCTCGCCGAGTACGACGAGATCGCCGCCGCCGAGGAGGCCTCCGGGGCGTACGCGGCGGTCGTCTTCCAGCACCGCTACGGCTCCGGCGCCGTCCACGCCCGCGAGCTGATCACAAGCGGCGAGCTGGGCGCCCCGCTGGTGGCGCACTGCCAGACCACCTGGCACCGGGACGCCGCGTACTACGCCGTGCCGTGGCGCGGCAAGTGGGCCAGCGAGGGCGGCGGGCCGACCATGGGCCACGGCATCCACCAGTACGACCTGCTGCTGCACCTGCTCGGCGAGTGGGAGGAGATCCGGGCCATGGCCGCCCGGCTCGTCCACGACACCGAGAGCGAGGACGTCTCCACCGCGCTGGTGCGTTTCAGGAGCGGCGCCCTCGCCACGGTCGTCAACAGCGTGCTGTCCCCGGACGAGGTGAGCCGTATCCGCATCGACTGCGCGGACGCCACGGTCGAGCTCACCCACCTGTACGGCCACACCAACGACAGCTGGGTCTACACCCCGGCCCCGCACGTAGGATCCGACCGGGCCACCGCCTGGCGCACCCCCGTCAACGACGTGCCCAGCTCGCACACCGCCCAGCTGGGCGCCCTCCTCGACGCCTACGACAACGGCATCCGACCACCGGGCAGCGGCCAGGACGCCCGCGCCACGCTCGAGTTCGCCGCGGCCCTGTACAAGGCGGCGTTCACCGGCCGCTCCGTGCACGCGGGCGAGATCGGCCCCGGCGACCCCTTCTACGAGGCCATGCACGGCGAGTACCCCGACTGGGCCCCCAAGGAGCGCGCATGA
- a CDS encoding tripartite tricarboxylate transporter TctB family protein, with amino-acid sequence MTTQTTEIPPAERSERRAWLREHSELGVCVLLLVLGVLVLTDALTMDVDIAQRGPVGPKTVPVVVSAGLLVIAALLAVDVLRGGRGQAETGEDVDLSEPADWRTVLLLAGVFLGSAVLIEPLGFPIAGALLFWGAAFALGSRRIDRDPLIAAGLSLVTYVVFNNLLGVPLPGGPLMGVL; translated from the coding sequence GTGACGACGCAGACCACCGAGATCCCCCCGGCCGAGCGCAGCGAGCGGCGCGCGTGGCTGCGCGAGCACTCCGAACTCGGCGTGTGCGTGCTGCTGCTGGTGCTGGGCGTGCTCGTCCTGACGGACGCGCTCACCATGGACGTCGACATCGCCCAGCGCGGCCCGGTCGGCCCGAAGACCGTGCCGGTCGTGGTCAGCGCCGGCCTGCTGGTGATCGCCGCCCTGCTCGCCGTGGACGTGCTGCGCGGCGGCCGGGGTCAGGCCGAGACCGGTGAGGACGTCGACCTGTCGGAACCCGCCGACTGGCGCACGGTGCTGCTGCTGGCCGGGGTGTTCCTCGGCTCGGCCGTGCTGATCGAGCCGCTCGGCTTCCCCATCGCGGGCGCGCTGCTGTTCTGGGGTGCGGCGTTCGCGCTGGGCAGCCGCAGGATCGACCGCGATCCGCTCATCGCGGCCGGGCTGTCCCTCGTCACCTACGTCGTCTTCAACAACCTGCTCGGAGTGCCCCTGCCCGGCGGTCCGCTGATGGGAGTGCTGTGA
- a CDS encoding hemerythrin domain-containing protein — translation MADTQDVVELILQDHRRMEDLFRQMRSVEADRAGALREFAELLIAHALAEEAKVYPALKRYKNIDDEEVEHGEHEHDEGNQALLDLLEVEEVGSDDWDEKLEELVEAVTHHADEEERTILNGARENVAMERREELGLAFRQERERQLKAGCGSVDNVRKIVES, via the coding sequence ATGGCCGATACACAGGACGTCGTCGAACTCATTCTCCAGGACCACCGGCGCATGGAAGACCTCTTCCGTCAGATGCGCAGTGTCGAAGCCGACCGTGCGGGTGCGCTGCGGGAATTCGCAGAACTGCTGATCGCGCACGCGCTGGCCGAGGAGGCCAAGGTCTACCCGGCGCTCAAGCGGTACAAGAACATCGACGACGAAGAAGTCGAGCACGGCGAGCACGAGCACGATGAGGGAAACCAGGCCCTCCTGGACCTCCTCGAGGTCGAGGAGGTCGGGTCCGACGACTGGGACGAAAAGCTCGAGGAGCTGGTGGAGGCCGTCACCCACCACGCCGACGAGGAGGAGCGCACCATCCTCAACGGCGCGCGGGAGAACGTGGCGATGGAGCGGCGGGAGGAGCTGGGCCTGGCGTTCCGGCAGGAGCGTGAGCGTCAGCTGAAGGCCGGCTGCGGATCCGTGGACAACGTGCGCAAGATCGTCGAGTCCTGA
- a CDS encoding tripartite tricarboxylate transporter substrate binding protein, with amino-acid sequence MRLRTPLALLGAAVLVLVGPPLLTTGSGSETGTQIPGLRFMVPNTPGGGYDITARTAAKNAEDAGLTHNIEVFNLPGAGGTVGLSRLVSEHGNGKLAMSMGLGVVGAVRSNDAPKTLGDTTPIARLTEEQDVVVVAKDSPYKTIDDLIGAWKENPGKLPVGGGSSPGGPDHLAPMLMARAAGISPKQVNYIPFDGGGELLASILGNKVAFGVSGVGEYLDQIKAGELRLLAVTGPERVEGLDAPTLKEAGYDVNFTNWRGIVAPPGLSDGERDKLVRLLEELHDSDEWRKSLEQNGWDDAFLTGERFGAFLDAEDKRVVSVLKELGL; translated from the coding sequence GTGCGCCTGCGCACTCCCCTCGCCCTGCTCGGGGCCGCCGTGCTCGTGCTCGTCGGACCGCCGCTGCTGACCACCGGCAGCGGCTCCGAGACCGGCACACAGATCCCGGGCCTGCGTTTCATGGTCCCCAACACGCCCGGCGGAGGCTACGACATCACGGCCCGTACGGCCGCGAAGAACGCCGAGGACGCCGGGCTGACCCACAACATCGAGGTGTTCAACCTGCCCGGCGCCGGCGGCACGGTCGGGCTGAGCCGGCTGGTGAGCGAGCACGGCAACGGCAAGCTCGCCATGTCCATGGGCCTCGGGGTCGTGGGCGCCGTCCGTTCCAACGACGCGCCGAAGACGCTCGGCGACACCACGCCGATCGCCCGGCTCACCGAGGAGCAGGACGTCGTCGTGGTCGCCAAGGACTCCCCGTACAAGACGATCGACGATCTCATCGGCGCCTGGAAGGAGAACCCGGGCAAGCTCCCGGTGGGCGGCGGCTCGTCGCCCGGCGGGCCCGACCATCTCGCCCCGATGCTGATGGCGCGGGCCGCCGGGATCTCCCCGAAGCAGGTCAACTACATCCCGTTCGACGGCGGCGGCGAGCTGCTCGCGTCGATCCTCGGCAACAAGGTCGCCTTCGGCGTGTCCGGCGTCGGCGAGTACCTGGACCAGATCAAGGCGGGCGAGCTGCGTCTCCTCGCGGTCACCGGACCCGAGCGCGTCGAGGGACTGGACGCGCCCACCCTGAAGGAGGCCGGGTACGACGTGAACTTCACCAACTGGCGCGGCATCGTCGCCCCGCCCGGCCTGTCCGACGGAGAGCGCGACAAGCTCGTGCGGCTGCTCGAGGAACTGCACGACTCGGACGAGTGGCGCAAGTCCCTGGAGCAGAACGGCTGGGACGACGCCTTCCTCACCGGTGAGCGGTTCGGCGCGTTCCTCGACGCCGAGGACAAGCGCGTGGTTTCGGTGCTGAAGGAGCTGGGACTGTGA
- a CDS encoding PmoA family protein produces MSIRVTHTDGEDIAVTAANGTEILRYVYRPDPDPFESRKPYAHPVRTLSGRTVTGYRPNDHRWHKGLQMTASHLSGQNFWGGNCYVHGQGYLRLPERVGSMRHDGFPEFTVEDDRLAFTEELTWVENGGEEWAREVRGLTVHSVDEEAGAWALDWSIRLTNVRSEPLAFGSPTTAGREMAGYTGLQWRGPRDFTGGTVFAPDTDADAGKLMGTQGPWLAFTTEHDDVDGHSTLVFAHAPENLDERSAIHESHWFVRSEPFPTVAFSWAFFEEFELPPGESFAYRYRLVVADGAWDRDRVGTHLEGLPW; encoded by the coding sequence ATGAGCATCCGAGTCACCCACACCGACGGTGAGGACATCGCCGTCACGGCGGCGAACGGCACGGAGATCCTCCGCTACGTCTACCGCCCCGACCCGGATCCCTTCGAGTCCCGCAAGCCGTACGCCCACCCGGTGCGCACCCTGTCCGGCCGCACGGTCACCGGCTACCGCCCGAACGACCACCGCTGGCACAAGGGCCTGCAGATGACCGCGAGCCATCTGTCCGGCCAGAACTTCTGGGGCGGCAACTGCTACGTCCACGGCCAGGGCTATCTGCGCCTGCCCGAGCGCGTCGGCTCCATGCGGCACGACGGCTTCCCGGAGTTCACGGTCGAGGACGACCGCCTCGCCTTCACCGAGGAGCTCACCTGGGTCGAGAACGGCGGCGAGGAGTGGGCGCGCGAGGTGCGGGGGCTGACCGTCCACTCGGTGGACGAGGAGGCCGGCGCCTGGGCCCTGGACTGGTCGATCCGCCTCACCAACGTCCGTTCCGAGCCCCTGGCCTTCGGATCCCCGACCACCGCGGGTCGCGAGATGGCCGGCTACACCGGACTCCAGTGGCGCGGCCCGCGCGACTTCACCGGCGGCACGGTCTTCGCCCCGGACACCGACGCCGACGCGGGCAAGCTCATGGGCACCCAGGGCCCCTGGCTCGCCTTCACCACCGAGCACGACGACGTCGACGGCCACTCCACCCTCGTCTTCGCGCACGCGCCCGAGAACCTCGACGAGAGGTCCGCGATCCACGAGTCGCACTGGTTCGTCCGCTCCGAGCCCTTCCCGACGGTCGCCTTCTCCTGGGCGTTCTTCGAGGAGTTCGAGCTTCCGCCGGGCGAGTCCTTCGCCTACCGCTACCGGCTCGTCGTCGCCGACGGCGCCTGGGACCGCGACCGGGTCGGCACGCACCTGGAGGGCCTGCCGTGGTGA
- a CDS encoding alpha/beta hydrolase: MLSRFPGTARRAALTLTAAGLALTALPATAGASPGSAPLARYHHQHLTWKSCVLGPDDTTGKELEQAGARCADVTVPLDYSDPGGRTITVAISRIPATDTDRRVGPLLINGGGPGGESLGDAPWVRKAMKDVAARYDVVGVDPRFVGRSTPLDCRWPTGSAWRGAGEDRAGFDRMAAFSKDLARRCRTHAGDVLPHATTRNTARDMDVIRAALGERRISYLGYSYGSYLGEVYTTMFPGRTDRIVLDGVIDPARYGARLWLGVERANRQALKGWASWTAARDATYGLGRTRSEVLATVERIRRAAARAPLRLGEHRLDEHVMPIVALNGLSQDNDAAYGDFAQGVRDMLRASEGREVSPSAWLAGVLEFVLTGTDSPYGSAQAAIVCGDGAAPRDPEIYWRDVQRTRAQDPLFAPVTNNLNPCAFWDRPRERPTTIRDDLPALLVNATGDPRTDYDGAKTVRAMWPSSRLVTLHGADQHAVYGVYGAPCVDDAVNAYLATGRLPGRDIGCGPPAHD; this comes from the coding sequence GTGTTATCCCGCTTCCCGGGAACCGCGAGGCGAGCAGCCCTCACCCTGACGGCCGCCGGTCTCGCCCTGACGGCGTTGCCCGCCACGGCCGGGGCGAGTCCCGGCTCCGCCCCCCTCGCCCGCTACCACCACCAGCACCTCACCTGGAAGAGCTGTGTGCTCGGACCGGACGACACGACCGGCAAGGAACTGGAGCAGGCGGGCGCCCGCTGCGCCGACGTGACCGTCCCGCTGGACTACTCGGACCCCGGCGGCCGCACGATCACCGTCGCGATATCCCGGATCCCCGCCACCGACACCGACCGCCGCGTCGGCCCGCTGCTGATCAACGGCGGGGGCCCCGGCGGAGAGTCCCTCGGCGACGCGCCGTGGGTGCGCAAGGCGATGAAGGACGTCGCCGCCCGGTACGACGTGGTCGGCGTGGATCCCCGTTTCGTCGGCCGCAGCACACCGCTGGACTGCCGCTGGCCGACCGGCTCGGCGTGGCGCGGGGCGGGTGAGGACCGGGCCGGCTTCGACCGGATGGCCGCGTTCTCGAAGGACCTCGCCCGGCGCTGCCGCACCCACGCCGGCGACGTGCTGCCCCACGCCACCACCCGCAACACCGCGCGCGACATGGACGTCATCCGGGCCGCGCTCGGCGAGCGGCGGATCTCCTACCTGGGCTACTCGTACGGCAGTTACCTCGGCGAGGTGTACACCACGATGTTCCCCGGCCGGACCGACCGGATCGTCCTGGACGGCGTGATCGACCCGGCCCGCTACGGTGCCCGGCTGTGGCTGGGCGTCGAGCGGGCCAACCGCCAGGCCCTCAAGGGTTGGGCCTCCTGGACGGCCGCCCGCGACGCGACATACGGTCTGGGCCGTACGCGGAGCGAGGTGCTGGCCACCGTGGAACGCATCCGGCGCGCCGCCGCCCGCGCCCCGCTGCGGCTCGGCGAGCACCGCCTGGACGAGCACGTCATGCCGATCGTCGCCCTCAACGGCCTCTCGCAGGACAACGACGCCGCCTACGGCGACTTCGCCCAGGGCGTGCGGGACATGCTCCGGGCCTCGGAGGGGCGGGAGGTGTCGCCGTCCGCGTGGCTCGCAGGGGTGCTCGAGTTCGTGCTCACGGGCACCGACTCCCCCTACGGCAGCGCTCAGGCGGCGATCGTGTGCGGTGACGGAGCCGCGCCGCGGGACCCGGAGATCTACTGGCGCGACGTCCAGCGCACCCGCGCGCAGGATCCGCTGTTCGCGCCCGTGACCAACAACCTCAACCCGTGCGCCTTCTGGGACCGGCCGCGCGAGCGCCCGACCACGATCCGGGACGATCTGCCGGCCCTGCTGGTCAACGCCACCGGGGACCCGCGCACCGACTACGACGGCGCCAAGACGGTGCGCGCCATGTGGCCCTCCTCGCGCCTGGTCACCCTGCACGGCGCCGACCAGCACGCGGTGTACGGCGTCTACGGCGCGCCGTGCGTCGACGACGCGGTCAACGCGTACCTGGCCACGGGCCGGCTGCCGGGGCGGGACATCGGCTGCGGGCCGCCCGCGCACGACTAG